The following proteins come from a genomic window of Heyndrickxia acidicola:
- the hslU gene encoding HslU--HslV peptidase ATPase subunit gives MNLTPRQIVERLDQYIIGQKDAKRAVAVALRNRYRRSLLDEQLREEVIPKNILMIGPTGVGKTEIARRIAKLVGAPFVKIEATKFTEVGYVGRDVESMIRDLVETSVRLVKEERISDVKERAEESANQLLVELLVPGKKKANYKNPFEMLFGNNNNSSPVEEDEDISEDASKKELKKSLLEKLKNGELEDEMVSIEVEEAPPSMFDMLQGSGMEQMGMNMQDVLGGLMPKKKKKRKLPVKEARKVLTNVEAQKLIDMDEVTQEAVYRAEQTGIVFIDEIDKIVSKSGNSSSAEVSREGVQRDILPIVEGSTVVTKYGSVKTDYILFIAAGAFHMAKPSELIPELQGRFPIRVELAKLSVNDFYKILIEPDNALIKQYIALLETEGIQIEFSDEAITRIAEMAYEVNQNTDNIGARRLHTILEKLLEDLSFEAPDITMEKITITPQYVDEKLGAISKNKDLSQFIL, from the coding sequence ATGAACTTAACACCAAGACAAATTGTTGAGCGTTTAGATCAATATATTATCGGTCAGAAAGATGCAAAACGTGCTGTTGCAGTCGCATTAAGGAATCGTTATCGGCGTAGCTTGCTAGACGAGCAATTGCGTGAAGAGGTAATTCCTAAAAATATTCTGATGATTGGTCCAACAGGTGTTGGTAAGACGGAAATTGCCAGGAGAATTGCCAAGCTGGTTGGTGCTCCATTTGTTAAAATAGAAGCAACGAAGTTTACAGAAGTTGGATATGTCGGCCGCGATGTGGAATCCATGATCCGCGACTTAGTAGAAACGTCCGTCCGTCTCGTAAAAGAAGAGAGAATTTCGGATGTCAAAGAGCGGGCAGAAGAAAGTGCAAACCAGCTGCTTGTGGAATTGCTCGTTCCAGGCAAAAAGAAAGCTAACTACAAAAATCCTTTTGAAATGCTATTTGGAAATAACAACAATTCTTCTCCTGTTGAAGAAGATGAAGATATTTCCGAGGATGCTTCAAAAAAGGAACTGAAGAAAAGCCTTCTTGAAAAACTAAAAAATGGCGAATTAGAAGACGAAATGGTCAGCATCGAAGTGGAAGAAGCTCCTCCATCCATGTTTGATATGCTTCAGGGCTCCGGAATGGAACAAATGGGCATGAACATGCAGGATGTTTTAGGAGGCTTAATGCCTAAGAAAAAGAAAAAAAGAAAACTTCCTGTAAAAGAAGCACGTAAGGTTCTAACGAATGTAGAGGCTCAGAAACTTATTGATATGGATGAGGTTACGCAGGAAGCGGTCTATCGGGCAGAACAAACAGGAATCGTCTTCATAGATGAAATCGACAAGATTGTCAGCAAAAGCGGCAATTCGTCTTCCGCAGAAGTTTCACGAGAAGGTGTTCAGCGTGACATACTGCCAATAGTTGAAGGGTCTACGGTTGTAACAAAATATGGGTCAGTCAAAACAGATTATATTCTATTTATTGCAGCCGGTGCATTTCATATGGCAAAGCCTTCTGAGTTAATTCCTGAACTGCAGGGCAGATTCCCAATCAGAGTGGAGTTGGCGAAATTATCTGTAAATGACTTTTATAAAATTCTCATAGAACCGGATAATGCTTTAATTAAACAATATATTGCATTATTGGAGACGGAAGGTATACAAATTGAATTTTCTGACGAAGCTATAACCAGAATCGCAGAAATGGCGTATGAAGTAAACCAGAATACAGATAACATTGGGGCAAGACGCTTACACACCATATTAGAGAAATTGCTTGAAGATTTATCTTTCGAGGCGCCTGATATTACAATGGAGAAGATCACAATAACTCCTCAGTATGTCGATGAGAAGCTTGGTGCCATTTCAAAGAACAAAGATTTAAGCCAATTTATCTTATAG
- the hslV gene encoding ATP-dependent protease subunit HslV, with protein MGDFHATTIFAVQHDGKCAMSGDGQVTFGNAVVMKHTAKKVRKLFNGKVLAGFAGSVADAFTLSEMFEGKLQEYNGNLTRAAVELAKQWRSDKILRKLEAMLIVMDENSLLLISGTGEVIEPDDGILAIGSGGNYALSAGRALKQFAGDKLSAKEIAEAALKIASDICVYTNSNIIVEEL; from the coding sequence ATGGGCGATTTTCATGCTACTACGATTTTTGCCGTCCAACATGATGGGAAATGTGCAATGTCAGGGGATGGCCAGGTTACGTTCGGAAATGCAGTTGTAATGAAGCATACGGCTAAAAAGGTAAGAAAACTTTTTAACGGAAAGGTACTTGCCGGTTTTGCAGGGTCAGTGGCAGATGCATTTACTTTATCCGAAATGTTTGAAGGGAAGCTTCAGGAGTATAATGGGAATTTAACGAGGGCGGCTGTTGAACTTGCAAAACAATGGAGAAGTGATAAAATCCTTCGCAAGCTTGAAGCGATGTTAATTGTCATGGATGAAAACAGCCTGCTGCTCATTTCGGGTACAGGAGAAGTCATTGAACCCGATGACGGCATTTTAGCTATCGGTTCCGGCGGCAATTATGCTTTGTCTGCTGGAAGGGCATTAAAGCAATTTGCAGGTGATAAGCTTTCTGCAAAGGAGATTGCTGAAGCAGCTTTGAAAATTGCCTCAGATATATGTGTTTATACCAACTCCAATATTATCGTGGAAGAGCTTTAA
- the xerC gene encoding tyrosine recombinase XerC has translation MDLFGKTCLHSFIEYIQIEKNYSEYTIQYYQEDIEHLFLFMNEQNLHSLKDVEYFDARLYLTQLFEKEYSRATLARKISSLRSFYKFLMREQIVDDNPFALLSQPKKHLRVPKFFYEEEMEKLFDVCSGTSEIDQRNKALLEILYATGIRVSECANITLKDIDLDFDTILVKGKGRKERIVIFGSFANEALKTYINESRQRLMNKAHDHPYLFVNYRGTPITVRGIRHILNTMIEKAALTGKMHPHMLRHTFATHLLNNGADLRTVQELLGHANLSSTQVYTHVTKEHLRKTYLSHHPRA, from the coding sequence ATGGATCTATTTGGAAAAACTTGTCTACATTCTTTTATCGAATACATTCAAATTGAGAAAAATTACTCTGAGTATACGATTCAATATTATCAGGAAGACATTGAGCATTTATTTTTATTTATGAATGAACAAAATCTTCATTCCCTTAAAGATGTCGAATACTTTGATGCCAGACTTTATCTGACTCAATTATTTGAAAAAGAATACAGCAGGGCTACTTTGGCCAGGAAAATATCCAGTCTTCGAAGCTTCTATAAATTTCTCATGCGCGAGCAAATTGTGGATGATAATCCTTTTGCTCTTCTTTCGCAGCCCAAAAAGCACTTGCGGGTGCCTAAATTTTTTTATGAAGAAGAAATGGAAAAATTATTTGATGTGTGCAGCGGAACTAGTGAGATAGACCAGCGTAATAAAGCATTGCTCGAAATATTATATGCTACGGGTATTCGGGTCAGTGAATGTGCAAATATTACACTTAAAGATATAGATCTTGACTTCGATACGATCCTTGTAAAAGGCAAAGGCAGAAAAGAACGCATTGTTATTTTTGGTTCTTTTGCGAATGAGGCATTAAAAACCTACATAAATGAGTCCAGACAAAGGCTAATGAATAAGGCGCATGATCATCCGTATCTTTTTGTTAATTACCGTGGAACTCCTATAACGGTAAGGGGTATCCGTCATATCTTAAACACTATGATTGAAAAGGCGGCACTAACAGGTAAAATGCACCCCCACATGCTGAGGCATACATTTGCTACCCATTTGCTGAATAACGGTGCTGATTTAAGAACTGTTCAAGAACTGCTGGGGCATGCAAATCTTTCCTCAACTCAGGTGTATACGCATGTAACAAAGGAACATTTAAGGAAGACCTATTTGTCGCATCATCCAAGAGCATAG